In one window of bacterium DNA:
- the rplD gene encoding 50S ribosomal protein L4: MDLLNIKNEVVGKVELAPWWQESGNPSLIHQAVTAARAGARRGTHASKGRADVSGGGRKPFRQKGTGRARQGTIRAPHMRGGGTVFGPQPRDYSKSINKKMSRKALQGALAYKAATDNLVVLEELVLEAPKTREFVAAMDRFDVISALVVVDQITEELMRASSNLTWIKVVIPENVNIYDVLLFEKFIVASKALEALEGALIA, encoded by the coding sequence ATGGACCTCCTAAATATCAAGAATGAAGTCGTGGGCAAGGTTGAGCTTGCCCCGTGGTGGCAGGAATCCGGCAACCCCTCCCTCATCCACCAGGCCGTTACGGCGGCCAGGGCGGGGGCAAGGAGAGGGACTCACGCCTCCAAGGGCCGCGCTGACGTGTCCGGTGGGGGAAGGAAACCCTTCCGCCAGAAAGGGACGGGCCGCGCACGGCAGGGGACGATCCGCGCACCTCACATGAGGGGCGGGGGTACTGTCTTCGGACCACAGCCCAGGGACTACAGCAAGTCCATAAACAAGAAGATGTCCCGCAAGGCCCTCCAGGGCGCTCTTGCCTACAAAGCGGCCACCGATAACCTCGTGGTCCTTGAGGAACTCGTGCTGGAGGCGCCAAAGACAAGGGAGTTTGTCGCGGCCATGGACCGGTTCGACGTGATCAGCGCTCTCGTCGTGGTTGATCAGATCACCGAAGAGCTCATGAGGGCATCGTCCAACCTCACCTGGATAAAGGTCGTGATTCCTGAAAACGTCAACATCTACGATGTCCTGTTGTTCGAGAAGTTCATCGTGGCCAGTAAGGCGCTTGAGGCGCTGGAAGGAGCGCTGATCGCATGA